A genome region from Flavobacterium sp. includes the following:
- a CDS encoding cellulase family glycosylhydrolase: protein MKNTIKTYLLSTFLCFSFLSIWACSSDKEDEKTVAKTLTIDTNKIDFLSKGSEASVKITTNVTAWTISNPGSSWIQLSQAGGTSGTISVKITASENTSTEARTATITISSSETSSIQIAVTQAGAAVVTSLYPSYNTNPIAADASGMSSTAAQLAAKIKLGWNIGNTLEATGGETAWGNPKVTKDLIDAVKANGFNAIRIPCSWNQYLENAATAKIKAEWLDRVKEVIQYCVDNDMYVVVNIHWDGGWLENNITEAKKVENNAKQKAFWEQIATHLRGFDEHLLFASANEPAVEDAAQMAVLTSYHQTFIDAVRSTGGKNANRVLVIQGPTTDIEKTNKLMTTLPTDKVANKMMVEVHYYAPWNFGGLTKDETWGKMFYYWGANYHSITDTERNATYGEEADLEKNFKLMKTQFVDKGIPVLLGEFGAIRRTTLTGDALTLHLASRAYYLKTVVKTAKANGLLPFYWDEGSIGNNGFGIFNRTNNTVFDTQVLTALKEGLQ, encoded by the coding sequence ATGAAAAATACAATTAAAACTTATTTATTGAGTACGTTTTTATGCTTTTCATTTTTAAGTATTTGGGCATGCAGTTCTGATAAAGAAGATGAAAAAACTGTTGCAAAAACACTTACAATCGATACTAATAAAATTGATTTTCTCAGCAAAGGAAGCGAAGCCAGCGTAAAAATTACAACAAATGTTACAGCATGGACAATTAGTAATCCAGGTTCAAGCTGGATTCAGTTAAGTCAGGCGGGAGGAACTTCTGGAACAATTTCCGTTAAAATTACAGCTTCAGAAAACACAAGTACAGAAGCAAGAACGGCAACCATTACAATTAGTTCGAGCGAAACTTCGTCCATACAAATTGCGGTTACACAGGCTGGAGCAGCTGTAGTTACAAGTTTATATCCAAGTTACAATACCAATCCAATTGCAGCTGATGCATCAGGAATGTCGAGTACAGCGGCTCAATTGGCAGCGAAAATAAAATTAGGCTGGAATATCGGAAACACCTTAGAAGCAACTGGTGGAGAAACCGCGTGGGGAAATCCAAAAGTGACAAAAGATTTAATAGATGCCGTTAAAGCAAATGGATTCAATGCGATAAGAATTCCGTGTTCATGGAATCAATATTTAGAAAATGCTGCAACGGCAAAAATTAAAGCAGAATGGCTGGACAGAGTTAAAGAAGTCATTCAGTATTGTGTTGATAATGATATGTATGTTGTAGTGAATATTCACTGGGACGGCGGCTGGCTGGAAAATAATATTACCGAAGCCAAAAAAGTAGAAAACAATGCCAAACAAAAAGCTTTTTGGGAACAAATCGCAACACATTTACGCGGATTTGACGAACATCTTCTTTTTGCAAGTGCCAATGAACCAGCAGTTGAAGATGCAGCACAAATGGCAGTTTTAACTTCGTATCATCAAACATTTATTGATGCCGTTCGTTCTACCGGCGGAAAAAATGCAAATCGTGTTTTAGTTATTCAGGGACCAACGACAGATATCGAAAAAACGAATAAATTAATGACCACATTACCAACAGATAAAGTGGCCAATAAAATGATGGTTGAGGTTCATTATTACGCTCCGTGGAATTTTGGCGGATTAACTAAAGATGAAACTTGGGGAAAAATGTTCTATTATTGGGGAGCAAATTATCACTCAATAACAGACACAGAACGAAATGCAACTTATGGAGAAGAAGCTGATTTGGAGAAAAATTTCAAATTAATGAAAACCCAGTTTGTCGATAAAGGAATTCCGGTTTTGCTTGGAGAATTTGGAGCAATTCGTAGAACGACTTTAACTGGAGATGCCTTAACTTTACATTTAGCTTCGAGAGCGTATTATTTAAAAACGGTCGTAAAAACGGCAAAAGCAAATGGATTATTACCTTTTTATTGGGACGAAGGAAGTATTGGAAACAACGGTTTCGGAATTTTTAACAGAACAAATAATACCGTTTTTGATACTCAGGTTTTAACAGCTCTGAAAGAAGGATTACAGTAA
- a CDS encoding glycoside hydrolase family 3 C-terminal domain-containing protein yields MKNKFIYFSAALAVMLFVSCKNEVQNSESESAQKEYLGKEIGTEHDAEIDKLISQMTLEEKVGMLHGNSMFANAGVKRLGIPELKMADGPLGVREEISRDNWAPAGWTNDFATYYPAGGALAATWNSEMAHTFGTSLGEELRARDKDMLLSPAINMVRTPLGGRTYEYMSEDPFLNKKIAVPLIVGLQEKDVMACVKHFAANNQETNRDFVDVQIDERTLREIYLPAFEASVKEAKAYSIMGAYNKFRGEYLCENDYMLNKILRDEWGFKGIVVSDWAAVHSTAKSLKNGLDIEMGTPKPFNEFFLADKLIAAVKSGEVSEKEIDLHVKRILRVLFQVKAMGGGERAKGSIATEAHYQDAYKIAAEAVVLLKNENNALPLKLDGVKSIAVIGNNATKKNALGGFGAGVKTKREITPLEGLKNRLPSSIKINYAEGYLERYDKKNRGNLGNITANGPVTIDELDPAKVQEAVDAAKNSDVAIIFAGSNRDYETEASDRRDLHLPFGQEELIQKVLAVNPKTIVVFVAGAPFQIENISQKSQAVVWSWFNGSEGGNALADVLLGKVNPSGKLPWTMPKQLKDSPAHATNSFPGDKTVNYAEGILIGYRWFDTKNVAPLYPFGYGLSYTTFAFGNAKTDKTSYAQNETISVSVEVKNTGKVDGKEVVQLYTSKSNSKVTRAAQELKGFAKVLVKAGGTETVTIKVPVKELAYYDVAAKKWTIEPGKYTLNVGNSSRDLKFKLDVTIK; encoded by the coding sequence ATGAAAAACAAATTTATATACTTCTCAGCGGCACTAGCGGTGATGTTGTTTGTTTCGTGCAAAAATGAAGTACAAAATTCAGAATCTGAATCAGCTCAAAAGGAATATTTAGGAAAAGAAATCGGCACAGAACATGATGCCGAAATAGATAAATTAATTTCTCAAATGACACTTGAGGAAAAAGTTGGAATGCTGCACGGAAACAGCATGTTCGCCAACGCAGGTGTAAAACGTTTAGGAATCCCAGAATTAAAAATGGCCGACGGTCCGCTTGGAGTTCGCGAAGAAATTTCAAGAGATAATTGGGCCCCGGCAGGCTGGACAAACGATTTTGCAACTTATTATCCTGCGGGAGGCGCTTTGGCAGCAACATGGAATTCTGAAATGGCACATACTTTCGGAACTAGTTTAGGTGAAGAATTACGAGCAAGAGACAAAGATATGTTACTTTCTCCGGCAATTAATATGGTAAGGACGCCGCTTGGAGGAAGAACTTACGAATACATGTCTGAAGATCCATTTTTGAATAAAAAAATCGCCGTGCCTTTGATCGTTGGTTTACAGGAAAAAGATGTAATGGCGTGCGTAAAACATTTCGCCGCAAACAATCAGGAAACGAATCGTGATTTTGTAGATGTGCAGATTGACGAGCGTACACTTCGTGAAATTTACCTTCCTGCTTTTGAAGCTTCTGTAAAAGAAGCAAAAGCCTACAGCATAATGGGCGCTTACAATAAATTTAGAGGAGAATATTTATGTGAAAATGATTATATGCTGAATAAAATCCTTCGTGACGAATGGGGATTTAAAGGAATTGTGGTTTCAGACTGGGCTGCGGTGCATTCTACAGCAAAATCATTAAAAAATGGTTTAGATATTGAAATGGGAACGCCAAAACCTTTCAATGAATTTTTCTTAGCCGATAAATTAATCGCTGCAGTAAAATCCGGAGAAGTTTCAGAAAAAGAAATTGATCTGCATGTAAAACGCATTTTACGAGTTTTATTCCAGGTTAAAGCAATGGGCGGCGGCGAGCGTGCAAAAGGAAGCATAGCAACCGAAGCACATTATCAAGATGCTTATAAAATAGCAGCAGAAGCAGTTGTTTTATTGAAAAATGAAAATAACGCATTGCCATTAAAATTAGACGGAGTTAAATCTATCGCCGTAATTGGAAATAACGCAACAAAGAAAAACGCTCTTGGCGGATTTGGCGCCGGAGTAAAAACGAAAAGAGAAATCACGCCGCTTGAAGGTTTAAAAAACAGACTTCCATCTTCCATAAAAATCAATTATGCTGAAGGATATTTAGAGCGTTACGATAAAAAGAACAGAGGAAATTTAGGAAATATTACGGCTAACGGTCCAGTTACAATTGATGAACTAGATCCTGCAAAAGTGCAGGAAGCGGTAGATGCTGCTAAAAACTCTGATGTTGCAATCATCTTTGCGGGTTCCAACCGCGATTACGAAACAGAAGCTTCAGATAGAAGAGATTTACATTTGCCTTTCGGACAAGAAGAATTAATTCAGAAAGTATTGGCAGTAAACCCTAAAACAATTGTAGTTTTTGTTGCCGGAGCACCTTTTCAAATAGAAAATATCAGCCAAAAATCGCAAGCTGTAGTTTGGTCTTGGTTTAACGGTTCTGAAGGAGGAAATGCTTTAGCCGATGTATTATTAGGAAAAGTAAATCCGTCAGGAAAATTACCTTGGACAATGCCAAAACAGTTAAAAGATTCTCCTGCACACGCTACTAACAGTTTCCCTGGAGACAAAACGGTAAATTATGCAGAAGGAATTTTAATAGGATACCGTTGGTTTGATACTAAAAATGTTGCGCCATTATATCCTTTTGGTTACGGATTATCATACACGACTTTTGCTTTTGGAAATGCAAAAACAGATAAAACTTCGTATGCTCAAAACGAAACAATCTCCGTTTCTGTTGAAGTAAAAAACACAGGAAAAGTAGATGGAAAAGAGGTAGTTCAATTATATACTTCAAAATCAAATTCTAAAGTAACACGTGCAGCGCAAGAATTAAAAGGATTTGCAAAAGTATTGGTAAAAGCCGGAGGAACTGAAACCGTTACGATTAAAGTTCCGGTAAAAGAATTGGCTTATTATGATGTTGCGGCCAAAAAATGGACAATTGAACCGGGAAAATACACTTTAAACGTGGGGAATTCTTCAAGAGATTTAAAATTCAAACTTGATGTAACAATTAAATAA
- a CDS encoding glycoside hydrolase: MKKLLIAIVLIHSIQIIGQNNNAENRIIKVDYRKEGGKLNTMFKECIGAGRANEGLRAEWQEQLALVKKECDFKYIRMHGLLTDDMAVYREDEKGNPEYNYQYVDVLFDYIVSLKMKPFVELGFMPNALASGKETIFWWKGNVTPPKDYKKWENLIKNLAQHFTERYGAKEVKTWYFEVWNEPNLSPGFWTGTQADYFKLYEYSARAVKSVNPDYKVGGPATAGAAWVPETIDFCAKNNVPMDFVSTHTYGVKHGYLDEFGTSGTILSQDEFSVSGDILNSRKQITASAKPNLELHYTEWSTSYTPADPIHDSYHSAAYILQKIKQVGNAANSMSYWVFTDIFEEAGPRFTPFHGGFGLLNTQGIKKPAYFSYYLMNKLGETELQNTDKNSWITKNKKGDVQLLFWDFTNTHPGDKVLNQTYYLQDLPSKSKGIVKIELDNLAKGKYDLEIYKVGYKTHDVYADYLEMKSPKQLSKEQVKLLKEKNSNCLLSSEKIKIDAKGTFNREIAINENDVYMFRFVKQ; encoded by the coding sequence ATGAAAAAACTTTTAATAGCAATAGTTTTAATTCATTCAATCCAAATTATTGGACAAAATAACAATGCTGAAAACCGAATTATAAAAGTCGATTACAGAAAAGAAGGAGGAAAACTAAACACCATGTTTAAAGAATGCATTGGCGCCGGAAGAGCAAACGAAGGCCTTCGCGCCGAGTGGCAGGAACAACTGGCATTGGTAAAAAAAGAATGCGATTTTAAATATATCCGAATGCATGGTTTACTAACCGATGACATGGCGGTTTATCGCGAAGACGAAAAAGGAAATCCCGAGTATAACTATCAATATGTTGACGTTTTATTTGATTATATTGTAAGTCTGAAAATGAAACCATTTGTAGAATTAGGTTTTATGCCGAATGCTTTAGCAAGCGGAAAAGAAACTATTTTTTGGTGGAAAGGAAATGTAACGCCTCCAAAAGATTATAAAAAATGGGAAAATTTAATTAAAAATTTAGCTCAGCATTTTACTGAAAGATACGGAGCAAAAGAAGTAAAAACATGGTATTTTGAAGTTTGGAATGAACCCAATTTATCTCCGGGTTTTTGGACAGGAACTCAGGCAGATTATTTCAAATTATATGAATATAGCGCACGTGCTGTAAAAAGCGTAAATCCAGATTACAAAGTTGGCGGACCTGCAACGGCGGGCGCGGCATGGGTTCCTGAAACAATAGATTTTTGTGCAAAAAATAACGTTCCGATGGATTTTGTTTCAACTCATACTTACGGAGTAAAACACGGATATCTGGATGAATTCGGAACATCGGGAACAATTTTAAGTCAGGATGAATTCAGTGTAAGCGGCGATATTTTAAATTCAAGAAAACAAATTACAGCTTCGGCAAAACCAAATTTAGAATTGCATTATACAGAATGGAGCACATCGTATACTCCGGCAGATCCAATTCACGACAGTTACCATTCGGCGGCGTATATTTTGCAGAAAATAAAACAAGTCGGCAATGCGGCAAACTCCATGTCGTATTGGGTTTTCACCGATATTTTTGAAGAAGCCGGACCAAGATTTACCCCTTTTCACGGCGGTTTCGGATTGTTAAATACGCAGGGAATTAAAAAGCCGGCTTATTTCTCGTATTATTTAATGAATAAACTGGGAGAAACAGAACTTCAAAATACCGATAAAAATTCGTGGATAACCAAAAATAAAAAAGGCGATGTTCAGCTTTTATTTTGGGATTTTACCAATACACATCCGGGCGATAAAGTTTTAAATCAAACCTATTATCTTCAGGATTTGCCTTCGAAATCAAAAGGAATTGTAAAAATCGAATTAGACAATTTAGCAAAAGGAAAATACGATTTAGAAATCTACAAAGTTGGTTATAAAACACACGATGTTTATGCCGATTATCTGGAAATGAAAAGCCCGAAACAATTGAGTAAAGAACAGGTAAAACTGCTCAAAGAAAAAAATAGTAATTGTCTTCTTTCATCAGAAAAAATAAAAATCGACGCAAAAGGAACATTCAACAGAGAAATTGCAATTAACGAAAATGACGTTTATATGTTTAGATTTGTAAAACAGTAA
- a CDS encoding glycoside hydrolase family 97 protein: MKKHLILPALLLSVSIGYSQKAKNAYELASPNGQNKIKFELVKNAPKYSVSHGKTEIITPSDLGFLLKGNEDFSTNFEIKNVKKSTFDETWEQVWGEKKNIRNHYNQLSVELQQKSGNKRKLEIQFRAFDDGVAFRYVYPKQNVKDSIFIMDEKTTFNLKEDGKAWWIPANRENRDEYLFKDSPVSTLDTVLTPLTIESKSGLALSFHEANLIDYASTTLVNNEGTQLKTDLVPWADGVKVRVKDTFTSSWRTIQIGEKPADLIMSYLILNLNEPNKLKNTNSYFKPYKYLGIWWGMHIGKYTFWESDKQGATTKHAEEYIDFTAKEGFHHLLIEGWNKGWTPGWYENRMHMFSFTQNADNFDLEKVVEYGKKKNIELIGYHETGSNLINYLKQVDEGFALYKKLGIHTVKIGHVGSKLNMKQMHFGQFGVNYFRYILEKAAQYDLAVLYHESIKDTGERRTFPNMVSREAARGQEYNAWSEGNPPNHLSIIPFTRLLSGPMDFTPGIFDVEVKQGYPGKRIQGTVGQQLAIYVTTYSPIQMLADLPENYEGKPALQFLKDVPTDWEDTKVLNGEIGQYITTARKDRNSADWFLGSITNENPRELEISLSFLDKNATYEAQIYADAEGTDQKHNPEAVAISKKTVKASDSLKIKLGGAGGTAIRFKKL; encoded by the coding sequence ATGAAAAAACACCTCATTCTTCCCGCTTTATTGCTTTCAGTTTCCATTGGCTACAGCCAAAAAGCAAAAAACGCTTACGAACTAGCTTCGCCAAACGGACAAAATAAAATCAAATTTGAGCTTGTAAAAAATGCTCCAAAATACTCCGTTTCACACGGAAAAACGGAAATAATCACACCATCGGATTTAGGATTTTTATTGAAAGGAAATGAAGATTTTAGTACCAATTTCGAAATCAAAAATGTAAAAAAATCCACTTTTGATGAAACTTGGGAACAAGTTTGGGGAGAAAAGAAAAACATTAGAAATCACTACAATCAGCTTTCGGTAGAATTACAGCAAAAAAGCGGAAATAAGAGAAAGTTAGAAATTCAGTTTCGCGCTTTCGATGACGGAGTTGCCTTTCGATATGTGTATCCAAAACAAAATGTAAAAGACAGTATTTTCATTATGGATGAAAAAACGACTTTTAATTTAAAAGAAGACGGAAAAGCATGGTGGATTCCTGCAAACAGAGAAAACCGTGACGAATATCTTTTTAAAGATTCTCCGGTAAGTACTTTGGATACAGTTTTAACTCCGCTTACAATCGAAAGTAAAAGCGGATTAGCCTTGAGTTTTCACGAAGCAAATTTGATCGATTACGCCAGTACAACTTTGGTAAATAATGAAGGCACACAATTGAAAACAGATTTAGTTCCGTGGGCGGATGGTGTTAAAGTTCGTGTAAAAGATACTTTCACATCTTCTTGGAGAACAATTCAAATTGGTGAAAAACCAGCAGATTTAATTATGTCTTATTTGATTTTAAATCTGAACGAACCAAACAAATTAAAAAACACAAACAGCTATTTCAAACCTTATAAATATTTAGGAATTTGGTGGGGAATGCACATTGGAAAATATACTTTTTGGGAAAGCGATAAACAAGGCGCAACCACAAAACACGCCGAAGAATATATTGATTTTACGGCAAAAGAAGGTTTTCATCATTTATTGATCGAAGGCTGGAACAAAGGCTGGACGCCGGGCTGGTATGAAAACAGAATGCACATGTTCAGTTTTACTCAAAATGCCGACAATTTCGATTTAGAAAAAGTAGTTGAATATGGCAAGAAAAAGAACATCGAATTAATCGGTTATCATGAAACAGGTTCAAACCTGATTAATTACCTAAAACAAGTTGACGAAGGTTTTGCTTTATACAAAAAACTCGGAATTCATACCGTAAAAATTGGTCACGTGGGTTCTAAATTAAATATGAAACAAATGCATTTTGGGCAGTTTGGAGTAAATTATTTCAGATATATTTTAGAAAAAGCAGCACAATATGATTTAGCCGTTTTATACCACGAATCCATAAAAGATACCGGAGAAAGAAGAACTTTTCCAAACATGGTTTCGAGAGAAGCAGCACGCGGACAAGAATACAATGCATGGAGCGAAGGAAATCCGCCGAATCATTTAAGTATTATTCCGTTTACAAGATTACTTTCTGGGCCAATGGATTTCACGCCTGGAATTTTTGATGTTGAGGTAAAACAAGGTTATCCGGGAAAAAGAATTCAGGGAACAGTTGGACAGCAATTGGCAATTTATGTAACCACATATTCTCCAATTCAAATGCTTGCTGATCTTCCTGAAAACTACGAAGGAAAACCAGCTTTACAATTCCTAAAAGATGTTCCGACAGATTGGGAAGACACAAAAGTTTTAAATGGAGAAATTGGTCAATACATCACAACAGCACGTAAAGACAGAAACAGCGCCGATTGGTTTTTGGGAAGTATCACAAATGAAAACCCAAGAGAATTGGAAATTTCACTTTCATTTTTAGATAAAAACGCCACGTACGAAGCACAAATTTATGCCGATGCCGAAGGAACAGATCAAAAACACAATCCAGAAGCAGTTGCAATTTCAAAGAAAACAGTAAAAGCTTCCGATTCACTAAAAATAAAATTAGGCGGAGCTGGCGGAACAGCAATTCGATTTAAAAAATTGTAA
- a CDS encoding TIM-barrel domain-containing protein, with protein MKNSQLTTLFSVLMFGLLLSPKASAQIQNADVLNAPIDISKDFQNYLNTFYFADELASFDPATGKGTIKYLRYNYKTRQAFNNMMMKPDVEKANEFPTTEYEESPVLPFEIQFVSDRTIRIKTTSGPQFHPQKESLMLVDGVAPNHPELWKYSKIEGGHSYTSKHGKVEILTKPWHVKIYDENGKLLTSTLHDTDFKNSYTPTLPFSYVRRNSDYSRSMGAAFSLEPDEKIFGCGESFTQFNKRGQKVVLWTDDANGIQNETMYKPIPFYMSSRGYGVFMHHSTPITVDFGKYFGSANEMYIGDDEADLFFFIGEPKDILDQYTNLTGKAAMPPLWSFGFWMSRITYFTEKEGRDVARDLRKYKIPTDVIHYDTGWFDVDWRNNYEFAKSRFPDAKKMMSDLKEDGFHVCLWQLPYFTPKNTLFPEIMDKNLAVRDRKGNLPYEDAVLDFSNPETVSWYQGKLKKLFDEGVSVFKVDFGEAAPPDGIYHSGRTGFYEHNLYPLRYNKAVAEITQKEKGYTLIWARSTWAGSQRYPLHWGGDAETSNGAMSAELRGGLSLGLSGFSFWSHDVGGFATKSPENLYRRWAPFGMFTSHVRSHGEPPREPWLYSKDFLEGFRKADNMRYELMPYIYAQAKESSQKGLPMMRALFVEYPNDPGAWLVDNEYLFGSSILVAPLFEEVTERDVYLPEGTWIDYQTKKVYQSGWHKIKAGEVPIVVLVKDGTALPHIGLAQSTKDMDWSKLTLKVYASDKTTSATAKVFLPNDTAVQEIKVTKNGNKFDVTANPLKGKTTFKTEWIK; from the coding sequence ATGAAAAACTCACAACTAACCACTTTGTTTTCAGTCCTTATGTTTGGATTGCTGCTTTCGCCAAAAGCATCGGCACAAATCCAAAATGCAGATGTGTTAAACGCACCAATTGACATCAGCAAAGATTTTCAGAATTACCTGAACACTTTTTATTTTGCCGATGAATTAGCTTCTTTTGATCCTGCAACGGGAAAAGGAACAATTAAATATCTAAGATACAATTATAAAACACGTCAGGCTTTCAACAACATGATGATGAAACCAGACGTTGAAAAAGCAAACGAATTTCCAACAACAGAATATGAAGAATCACCAGTTTTGCCGTTCGAAATTCAATTTGTTTCAGATAGAACCATCAGAATAAAAACAACTTCAGGACCGCAATTTCATCCACAAAAAGAATCTTTAATGTTAGTTGACGGCGTTGCGCCAAATCATCCTGAATTATGGAAATATTCTAAAATTGAAGGCGGTCACAGTTATACAAGCAAACACGGGAAAGTTGAAATTTTGACAAAACCGTGGCATGTAAAAATCTACGATGAAAATGGAAAATTGCTGACAAGTACACTTCATGATACCGATTTTAAAAACTCTTATACACCAACACTTCCGTTCTCTTATGTTCGCAGAAACAGCGATTATTCAAGAAGTATGGGCGCGGCTTTCAGCTTAGAACCAGACGAAAAAATATTTGGCTGCGGAGAATCATTCACACAATTTAACAAACGCGGACAAAAAGTAGTTTTATGGACGGATGATGCAAACGGAATCCAAAATGAAACCATGTACAAACCAATTCCGTTTTACATGAGCAGCCGCGGTTACGGAGTTTTCATGCATCATTCAACACCAATTACAGTTGACTTTGGAAAATATTTTGGAAGTGCCAACGAAATGTACATTGGCGATGACGAAGCCGATTTATTTTTCTTCATTGGAGAACCGAAAGACATTTTAGATCAATACACGAATTTAACTGGAAAAGCCGCCATGCCGCCGCTTTGGTCATTCGGTTTCTGGATGAGCAGAATTACTTATTTTACAGAAAAAGAAGGTCGTGATGTAGCAAGAGATTTGCGTAAATACAAAATCCCAACCGATGTAATTCACTACGATACAGGCTGGTTTGATGTAGACTGGAGAAACAATTACGAGTTTGCCAAATCTCGTTTCCCAGATGCTAAAAAAATGATGTCAGATTTAAAAGAAGATGGTTTCCATGTGTGTTTATGGCAATTACCCTATTTCACACCAAAGAATACTTTGTTTCCTGAAATTATGGACAAAAATCTTGCGGTAAGAGACCGAAAAGGAAATCTTCCGTATGAAGATGCTGTTTTAGATTTCTCAAATCCGGAAACAGTTTCTTGGTACCAAGGAAAATTGAAAAAATTATTCGATGAAGGCGTTTCAGTTTTCAAAGTTGATTTTGGAGAAGCTGCTCCACCAGACGGAATTTATCATTCTGGAAGAACAGGTTTTTATGAACATAATTTATATCCGTTACGATATAATAAGGCTGTCGCCGAAATTACTCAAAAAGAAAAAGGATACACTTTAATCTGGGCAAGAAGTACTTGGGCAGGAAGTCAACGTTATCCGTTGCATTGGGGCGGAGACGCCGAAACTTCAAACGGAGCGATGTCGGCAGAATTACGCGGCGGACTTTCATTAGGCTTAAGCGGATTCAGTTTCTGGAGTCATGATGTTGGAGGATTTGCAACAAAATCTCCTGAGAATTTATACAGAAGATGGGCGCCATTCGGAATGTTTACTTCGCATGTAAGAAGCCACGGCGAGCCTCCGCGCGAACCTTGGTTATACAGCAAAGATTTCTTGGAAGGATTTAGAAAAGCCGATAATATGCGTTATGAATTAATGCCATATATCTACGCTCAGGCAAAAGAAAGTTCACAAAAAGGTTTACCAATGATGCGTGCTTTATTTGTAGAATATCCAAATGATCCGGGAGCTTGGTTAGTAGATAATGAATATTTATTCGGATCAAGTATTTTGGTTGCACCGCTTTTTGAAGAAGTTACAGAAAGAGATGTTTATCTTCCGGAAGGAACCTGGATTGATTATCAAACTAAAAAAGTATATCAATCAGGATGGCATAAAATCAAAGCGGGTGAAGTGCCAATTGTAGTTTTGGTAAAAGACGGAACTGCATTGCCACACATCGGTTTAGCACAGTCTACAAAAGATATGGATTGGAGTAAATTGACGTTGAAAGTTTATGCAAGTGATAAAACCACTTCGGCGACAGCCAAAGTTTTTTTACCAAATGATACCGCAGTTCAGGAAATAAAAGTGACCAAAAACGGAAACAAGTTCGACGTAACAGCAAATCCATTAAAAGGAAAAACCACTTTTAAAACAGAGTGGATAAAATAA